The Geoglobus acetivorans genome window below encodes:
- a CDS encoding DUF211 domain-containing protein, giving the protein MAGIRRLVLDVLKPHEPSNLLLAKILSELEFVDGVNLSLYEIDQNTENVKITIVGDDMDFDEIKKTIESLGGVIHSVDEVVAGKRIVETVLTEQDR; this is encoded by the coding sequence GTGGCAGGAATAAGAAGGCTTGTCCTGGATGTTTTAAAACCCCATGAACCGAGCAATCTGCTCCTTGCAAAGATACTCAGTGAGCTTGAGTTCGTTGACGGAGTAAACCTCAGCCTCTACGAAATAGACCAGAATACAGAGAACGTCAAAATTACAATAGTGGGCGATGATATGGATTTTGATGAAATTAAGAAAACGATTGAGAGTCTCGGGGGTGTGATTCACAGCGTCGATGAGGTTGTGGCGGGTAAAAGAATTGTGGAAACCGTGCTCACCGAACAGGACAGGTAA
- a CDS encoding deoxyhypusine synthase has translation MIREISISEGIRASDLIKQMKDTAYNARRLGEAAEIYREMIENNSFIFFTLAGAMIPAGMRGIIRGILEKDFTSVLVTTGANVTHEIAEALGFRHERGSDEVDDVELSRENINRIYDVFISNEAFEGVEEFISQILSGMDGRYTSYELLWEIGSHLPKDSFLRVAYEKKIPVFAPTLHDSILGLHIYIYGRKLVYDPIKDVEKMVDLCFQHERYGVVIVGGGVPKNFTLQAMLLAHGYDYAVQITTDSPQWGGLSGATLDEAKSWCKLKENAKSVTAYVDATIALPLIYAYLVDELGDKS, from the coding sequence ATGATAAGGGAAATCAGCATTTCAGAAGGCATTAGGGCCTCGGATTTGATCAAGCAGATGAAGGACACTGCATACAATGCAAGAAGACTTGGCGAAGCTGCAGAAATCTACAGAGAGATGATTGAAAACAACAGCTTCATTTTTTTCACTCTTGCCGGAGCGATGATCCCTGCAGGAATGAGGGGAATAATCAGGGGGATCCTTGAAAAAGATTTTACAAGCGTTCTTGTAACGACCGGAGCCAACGTTACCCATGAAATAGCTGAGGCTCTCGGTTTCAGGCATGAAAGAGGGAGCGACGAGGTTGACGATGTTGAACTGAGCAGGGAGAACATAAACAGAATTTATGATGTCTTCATATCGAATGAAGCATTCGAAGGAGTCGAGGAATTTATTTCTCAGATACTGTCCGGGATGGATGGAAGATACACAAGCTATGAGCTTTTGTGGGAGATCGGAAGCCACCTTCCGAAGGATTCGTTTTTGAGGGTTGCTTACGAGAAAAAAATTCCTGTATTCGCCCCAACACTCCATGACTCGATTCTCGGTCTGCACATCTATATTTACGGCAGAAAGCTGGTGTATGATCCAATCAAAGACGTTGAGAAAATGGTTGATCTCTGTTTTCAGCATGAGAGATACGGAGTGGTCATCGTTGGAGGAGGCGTACCCAAGAATTTCACACTCCAGGCAATGCTGCTTGCACACGGCTACGATTATGCTGTCCAGATCACCACAGATTCGCCCCAGTGGGGTGGGCTTAGCGGAGCCACACTTGATGAGGCGAAGAGCTGGTGCAAGCTGAAGGAAAATGCGAAATCTGTAACAGCATACGTGGATGCGACGATAGCTCTGCCGTTGATTTATGCATATCTTGTTGATGAGCTTGGGGATAAATCCTGA
- a CDS encoding histidinol phosphate phosphatase domain-containing protein — protein sequence MIDLHIHSTFSDGELIPSEICRRLSALNYEAFAITDHVDFSNMDHVVSSLLKLRDFMEDYEIKMIPGVELTHIPPGLIGRAARMARELGAEIVIVHGETVAEPVKEGTNLSAVNEEIDILAHPGLVDERTCEIASDNGIYFEITSRRGHSLTNGHVAKMAQRYGVKLVLNTDSHSPFDFITGEQAVKVLRGAGIEDIEGVFRNSSDIVRLKK from the coding sequence ATGATTGACCTTCATATCCATTCAACTTTCAGTGATGGTGAGCTGATACCCTCGGAAATATGCAGAAGGCTTTCGGCATTGAACTATGAGGCTTTTGCAATCACCGACCACGTTGATTTCTCGAACATGGATCATGTCGTATCCTCACTTCTGAAACTGAGAGATTTTATGGAGGATTATGAGATTAAGATGATTCCCGGAGTTGAGCTGACCCACATCCCGCCCGGACTCATTGGCAGGGCAGCCAGAATGGCCCGCGAGCTTGGAGCAGAAATCGTCATTGTGCATGGTGAAACGGTTGCAGAACCGGTAAAGGAAGGCACAAATCTTAGCGCTGTAAACGAAGAGATAGACATACTTGCCCATCCGGGACTGGTAGACGAGAGAACGTGCGAAATTGCTTCGGACAATGGAATTTATTTTGAGATTACTTCGAGAAGAGGACACAGCCTGACAAATGGTCATGTGGCAAAAATGGCGCAGAGGTATGGGGTCAAACTCGTACTGAACACGGATTCCCACTCTCCGTTCGATTTCATAACAGGGGAACAGGCGGTGAAGGTTCTAAGAGGTGCGGGAATAGAAGATATTGAAGGAGTTTTCAGAAATTCCTCAGATATTGTGCGCCTCAAGAAGTGA
- a CDS encoding polyprenyl synthetase family protein, translating into MIESWEEYRVINDALNRLVNNLETLPKVKKAIEHLIRAGGKRTRPLVVLLSAKLAGGKYEDVIDMAMAVELIHTASLAHDDIIDRGVVRRNVETLNVKYDPSLAMLVGDWLISKSVELTSRYGHEIVRNFARTGMVMSEGEILDVYSLTGDFSRDDYFRCIESKTASLFAFSARNAYKFVSGDSEGADRLFQYGLNLGIAYQLVDDLLEFLEIFEEKKSEFESMTLPVILEARVGFRNAVDEVLELIRKFTGMSKEALKTFPSCDAKEKLLQLVDYMTVNMIRNYVTKNREIISLLEAHNI; encoded by the coding sequence ATGATTGAAAGCTGGGAGGAATACAGAGTAATAAATGACGCGCTGAACAGGTTGGTAAACAATCTCGAAACCCTGCCCAAGGTAAAAAAGGCTATAGAGCATCTTATCAGGGCAGGAGGCAAAAGGACGAGACCTCTTGTGGTTTTGCTCAGTGCAAAGCTTGCGGGGGGAAAGTACGAGGATGTCATTGACATGGCAATGGCTGTTGAGCTGATTCACACCGCAAGTCTTGCCCATGATGATATCATAGATAGGGGTGTGGTCAGGAGAAATGTGGAAACTCTGAATGTTAAGTACGACCCGTCTCTGGCAATGCTCGTTGGAGACTGGCTCATTTCAAAATCTGTTGAGCTTACATCAAGGTATGGTCATGAAATTGTCAGGAATTTTGCAAGAACCGGTATGGTGATGAGCGAGGGGGAAATCCTCGACGTTTACAGTCTCACTGGTGATTTCAGCAGAGATGATTATTTCAGGTGTATTGAATCAAAAACTGCATCCCTTTTTGCTTTTTCAGCAAGAAATGCTTATAAATTCGTTTCAGGCGATTCTGAAGGTGCAGATAGGCTCTTCCAGTACGGACTGAATCTTGGAATCGCTTATCAGCTTGTTGATGACCTTCTCGAATTTCTGGAAATATTTGAAGAGAAGAAGAGCGAATTTGAGTCCATGACACTTCCGGTCATACTTGAGGCGAGGGTCGGCTTCAGAAATGCTGTGGACGAGGTGCTGGAACTGATCAGGAAATTTACCGGGATGAGCAAGGAGGCGCTCAAAACCTTCCCGAGCTGTGATGCGAAGGAAAAGCTCCTTCAGCTTGTGGACTACATGACCGTCAACATGATAAGGAACTATGTCACAAAAAACAGGGAGATAATCTCACTTCTTGAGGCGCACAATATCTGA
- a CDS encoding 2-oxoacid:acceptor oxidoreductase subunit alpha: MDLNVCIVGAAGDGVKEAGELAAELFAHFGYSVFVYQEYQSIIRGGHNASIVRMSDREINSHRKYFDLLICLEDYAYELYKPHLRGDLIYDTKFKCGGIGIPMTEIIKEEQEPNIFRNAASLGALTAYLDIEFEILAGIFSDRFGERAKDDITIAKAAYEYYRSRYDPKMKLKKIGRRKKLVSGAVAIAEGLISAGLTHFYAYPMTPASPILHHLIKKREIVAYQPESEIAAVGMAIGSAYAGKRSATGTSGGGFALMAESISLAGMAEIPLLVIEAQRTSPSTGMATYHGQEDLYFAMHPAHGEFPMAVGCPYSVEDAFYLSAELMNIAWKYQIPAILLTDKNLVESYKTAEIERTNLIEEIEIVDSSEGEYRRYEITENGISKYAIPPAIVKANSNEHDEFGITTDDASVRTQMHEKRMLKENLLREDIRDRAWKFFLRGKDTVVTWGSTFGPVYEVAEELGYSVAVPRYLRPFIKPGLDQAIVVEQNYTGQLAKLLEMHGVEVRKVNKWDGRPFTPDELRELLGG; the protein is encoded by the coding sequence ATGGATTTGAATGTTTGCATAGTCGGTGCTGCGGGTGATGGTGTTAAAGAGGCAGGAGAGCTTGCGGCGGAGCTCTTTGCCCATTTTGGCTACAGCGTTTTTGTGTATCAGGAATACCAGTCCATAATTCGGGGTGGGCACAACGCCAGCATTGTGAGGATGTCGGACAGAGAGATAAATTCTCACAGAAAATACTTCGACCTGCTGATCTGTCTCGAAGATTACGCGTATGAACTGTACAAGCCCCATCTCAGGGGAGATCTGATCTACGATACCAAGTTCAAATGCGGGGGCATCGGCATTCCGATGACTGAAATCATCAAAGAAGAACAGGAACCCAACATTTTCAGGAATGCGGCATCGCTCGGTGCCCTCACCGCTTATCTCGACATTGAATTCGAAATTCTTGCAGGAATATTTTCGGACAGGTTTGGAGAAAGAGCCAAGGACGACATCACCATAGCAAAAGCCGCGTATGAGTATTACAGAAGCAGATACGATCCGAAAATGAAGCTCAAAAAAATAGGCAGAAGAAAAAAGCTTGTGTCTGGAGCGGTGGCAATAGCAGAGGGGTTGATTTCGGCAGGTTTGACCCATTTCTATGCCTACCCTATGACCCCGGCATCTCCAATTCTGCACCACCTCATAAAAAAGAGAGAAATCGTGGCATATCAGCCTGAAAGCGAGATTGCTGCTGTGGGCATGGCGATTGGAAGTGCTTATGCTGGAAAAAGAAGCGCTACCGGAACGAGTGGTGGGGGTTTTGCACTCATGGCCGAATCGATAAGTCTTGCCGGGATGGCAGAGATTCCCCTGCTTGTGATCGAGGCGCAGAGAACCTCACCATCCACCGGTATGGCAACATACCACGGTCAGGAAGACCTTTATTTTGCGATGCACCCGGCTCACGGAGAGTTTCCGATGGCTGTGGGATGCCCGTACAGTGTGGAGGATGCCTTTTACCTGTCTGCAGAGCTCATGAACATCGCATGGAAGTACCAGATTCCAGCCATTCTGCTCACCGATAAAAACCTCGTTGAAAGCTATAAAACGGCTGAAATCGAGAGAACTAATCTGATCGAAGAGATTGAAATTGTGGATAGCAGTGAAGGAGAATACAGGCGGTATGAAATAACAGAAAACGGAATCTCGAAATACGCAATACCTCCTGCCATTGTAAAGGCAAACTCCAACGAACACGACGAATTCGGTATAACCACCGACGATGCGTCGGTTAGAACTCAGATGCACGAGAAGAGGATGCTGAAAGAAAATCTGCTGAGAGAGGACATACGTGACAGGGCCTGGAAGTTCTTTTTAAGGGGTAAAGACACGGTTGTAACATGGGGGTCTACATTTGGTCCAGTTTACGAGGTTGCCGAGGAACTTGGATACAGTGTAGCGGTGCCGAGATACCTCAGACCGTTCATTAAACCCGGTCTTGATCAAGCCATCGTGGTGGAGCAGAACTATACCGGACAGCTTGCGAAACTTCTTGAGATGCACGGTGTTGAGGTTAGAAAAGTGAACAAATGGGATGGAAGACCGTTCACACCTGACGAACTCAGGGAACTTCTGGGGGGATAG
- a CDS encoding thiamine pyrophosphate-dependent enzyme, which translates to MKSKIEWCPGCGNFGVLKAFRRVIERLESDGVERGRIVSVAGIGCHGRMPDYLDIPTFHTIHGRVLPLMTGIKLANPELLVSGFSGDGDALNEGMEHFVHAAKRNTDVALFLHNNQVFGLTTGQFTATTPRGKKTRTTPAGNPEWPINPALIALVSGATFIARGFAGNVSQLSDLMYGAIRHRGFAFVEILQPCITFNNTWDHYRENVYVAEPAESFDEAVKLVSDEMATGLLFRTEKQTFEETLLSSLKVPKKVVKRI; encoded by the coding sequence ATGAAGAGCAAGATAGAATGGTGTCCGGGATGCGGCAATTTTGGAGTCCTCAAGGCTTTCAGAAGGGTTATAGAAAGACTTGAGAGTGATGGGGTAGAAAGGGGCAGGATTGTTTCTGTTGCCGGGATAGGCTGTCATGGTAGAATGCCGGATTATCTCGATATACCCACATTCCACACAATTCACGGAAGAGTTCTTCCTCTGATGACCGGCATAAAGCTGGCAAACCCTGAACTTCTGGTTTCCGGATTTTCAGGTGATGGTGATGCTCTGAACGAGGGTATGGAGCATTTTGTGCATGCTGCTAAGAGAAATACTGATGTTGCTCTGTTTCTTCACAACAACCAAGTTTTCGGACTTACAACCGGTCAGTTCACAGCGACAACGCCCAGAGGAAAGAAAACGAGAACAACTCCAGCCGGAAACCCGGAATGGCCAATAAACCCGGCACTTATAGCCCTTGTATCGGGAGCAACATTCATTGCCAGGGGCTTTGCCGGAAATGTCAGCCAGCTATCTGATCTGATGTATGGCGCCATAAGGCACAGGGGATTCGCTTTTGTTGAAATCCTGCAGCCATGCATCACGTTCAACAACACCTGGGACCACTACCGGGAAAACGTTTACGTTGCTGAACCGGCAGAAAGTTTTGATGAAGCAGTAAAACTTGTCAGTGATGAGATGGCAACAGGATTGCTGTTCAGAACAGAAAAACAGACGTTTGAGGAGACCCTCCTCAGCTCACTGAAAGTGCCCAAAAAAGTTGTTAAAAGGATATGA